From a single Rutidosis leptorrhynchoides isolate AG116_Rl617_1_P2 chromosome 5, CSIRO_AGI_Rlap_v1, whole genome shotgun sequence genomic region:
- the LOC139848327 gene encoding homeobox-leucine zipper protein HOX6-like, with product MSVHSVSKAEFKKNKNEGRKRFTDEQISFLEYMYETQSRPELRMKHQLANKLGLHPRQVAIWFQNKRARSKSRQVEHEYNILKTNYETLALKTESLKKENQDLVKQLEMLRNEAERRQESVTLNSSGEESDDRGTNSSTKSDANVMFENFSQEDNVPFYDSVVYFEEQLCSVDTFQKWWEV from the coding sequence ATGTCTGTCCACAGTGTATCGAAAGCGGAATTTAAGAAGAACAAAAACGAGGGACGAAAACGATTTACAGACGAACAAATAAGCTTCCTTGAGTACATGTACGAAACACAGTCAAGACCCGAGTTGAGAATGAAACATCAACTGGCTAACAAACTTGGGCTGCACCCACGTCAAGTTGCGATATGGTTCCAGAACAAACGAGCGCGTTCAAAGTCGAGACAAGTTGAACACGAGTACAATATTCTCAAGACGAATTACGAGACTTTGGCGTTGAAAACCGAGTCTTTAAAAAAGGAGAATCAAGATCTTGTTAAACAGTTAGAGATGTTACGAAACGAAGCAGAAAGGCGTCAAGAAAGCGTTACTTTGAATAGTAGTGGTGAAGAATCTGATGATCGAGGGACTAATTCGTCAACTAAAAGTGATGCTAATGTTATGTTTGAAAATTTCAGTCAAGAAGATAATGTTCCGTTTTACGATAGTGTAGTGTACTTTGAAGAACAACTTTGCAGTGTTGATACCTTTCAGAAATGGTGGGAGGTTTAA